From one Bradyrhizobium sp. Ash2021 genomic stretch:
- a CDS encoding tetratricopeptide repeat protein: protein MSHQDRYGLTLSTTSSEAAQAYRDGIDLLLSAWTGAAEALDRAVAADPEFALAQIARARIHTFYQQGDVARKKAALARELVARNGTERERSHVETLALAVEGQIPAALAAALAHLETAPRDALVMSLPLGAFGLFAFSGMAGHDQARVDLCERHAHHYGDDWWFLTYHGWSLTENGELARGRAMTERAFGLRRANANAVHSLLHAMFEDGSLADADALVTEWVPGYDRTGILHGHISWHQALGALEADDATRALAIYTDVLKPSVTSAPPINVISDGASLLWRLSAYGHDVPRELWTEANAFAQRAFPKPSIPFADVHMALFAAATHNSAALEQHLGVIEQRLSEGKLAAGPVVPNICRAMHAFADADYQGCIRHLAPVLDDVVRIGGSHAQREIIEDTFVVALMRGGELARARTLLDQRLHRRPSPRDARWMAAAVG from the coding sequence ATGTCCCATCAGGATCGCTACGGCCTGACCCTGTCGACCACCTCCTCCGAGGCCGCGCAAGCCTATCGCGACGGCATCGACCTGCTGCTGTCGGCATGGACCGGTGCCGCGGAGGCGCTCGATCGCGCGGTCGCGGCCGATCCGGAGTTTGCGCTGGCGCAGATCGCCCGTGCCCGCATCCATACTTTCTATCAGCAGGGCGACGTGGCCCGGAAAAAGGCGGCGCTCGCGCGCGAGCTGGTCGCCCGCAACGGCACTGAGCGGGAGCGGAGCCATGTCGAGACGCTGGCGCTGGCCGTGGAAGGCCAGATCCCGGCGGCGCTGGCCGCGGCACTGGCGCATCTCGAAACCGCGCCGCGCGATGCGCTGGTGATGTCGCTGCCGCTCGGCGCGTTCGGGCTGTTCGCGTTTTCCGGCATGGCCGGTCACGACCAGGCGCGGGTGGATCTGTGCGAACGCCACGCCCATCATTACGGCGACGACTGGTGGTTCCTCACCTATCACGGCTGGTCGCTGACCGAAAATGGCGAGCTCGCCCGTGGCCGCGCCATGACGGAGCGCGCCTTCGGCCTGCGCCGCGCCAACGCCAACGCGGTGCACTCCCTGCTCCACGCGATGTTCGAGGACGGCTCGCTCGCCGACGCCGATGCGCTGGTGACGGAGTGGGTCCCGGGCTACGACCGTACCGGCATTTTGCACGGCCATATAAGCTGGCATCAGGCGCTGGGCGCGCTCGAAGCCGACGACGCGACCCGGGCGCTCGCGATTTATACGGATGTCCTGAAACCCTCGGTCACCTCGGCGCCACCGATCAACGTCATCTCCGACGGCGCATCGCTGTTGTGGCGGCTTTCGGCCTACGGCCACGACGTCCCGCGCGAGCTCTGGACCGAGGCGAACGCCTTTGCGCAGCGCGCCTTTCCGAAACCGAGCATTCCGTTCGCCGATGTCCATATGGCGCTGTTCGCCGCCGCAACTCACAACTCCGCCGCGCTGGAACAGCACCTTGGCGTGATCGAGCAGCGCTTGTCCGAGGGCAAGCTGGCGGCCGGACCTGTGGTGCCGAACATCTGCCGGGCGATGCACGCCTTTGCCGATGCGGACTATCAGGGCTGCATCCGCCATTTGGCGCCGGTGCTCGACGATGTCGTGCGGATCGGCGGCAGCCACGCGCAGCGCGAAATCATCGAGGACACCTTTGTCGTAGCCCTGATGCGCGGCGGCGAACTGGCCCGCGCCCGCACGCTGCTCGACCAGCGCCTGCATCGCCGGCCCTCGCCGCGCGATGCGCGCTGGATGGCGGCGGCGGTGGGTTGA
- a CDS encoding aldo/keto reductase: MQYRQLGRSGLKISPICLGTMMFGGPTDEATSSRIVAKAREAGINFIDSADAYNGGKSEQVVGRAIANVRQNWVLATKLANPIGDDPNHGGLSRRWVLQAADESLKRLGTDYIDIYYLHKEDHATPLAETVRAMGDLIRQGKVRYFGVSNYRAWRVAEICNICDRLGIDRPIVSQPYYNAMNRMPEVEHFPACGYYGLGIVPYSPLARGVLTGKYRPDTAPDKDTRAGRNDKRMMQTEWRPESLQLAQEIRRHAEARGITAGQFAVSWVLNSSFVSAVVAGPRTEQQWDDYLKALDYRFTAEDEALIDRLVTSGHPSTPGFNDPAYPIEGRRAKTAS, encoded by the coding sequence ATGCAATACCGCCAACTCGGCCGCAGCGGCCTGAAGATCTCGCCGATCTGCCTCGGCACCATGATGTTCGGCGGGCCGACCGACGAGGCGACCTCGTCGCGGATCGTGGCGAAAGCGCGCGAGGCCGGCATCAACTTCATCGACTCGGCCGACGCCTATAATGGCGGCAAGTCCGAGCAGGTGGTCGGCCGCGCGATTGCGAACGTCCGGCAGAACTGGGTGCTCGCGACCAAGCTCGCCAACCCGATCGGCGACGATCCCAATCACGGCGGGCTGTCGCGGCGCTGGGTGCTGCAGGCGGCGGACGAAAGCCTGAAGCGGCTCGGCACCGACTACATCGACATCTATTACCTGCACAAGGAGGACCATGCGACGCCGCTGGCCGAGACCGTGCGCGCGATGGGCGACCTGATCCGGCAGGGCAAGGTGCGCTATTTCGGCGTCTCGAACTACCGCGCCTGGCGCGTCGCCGAGATCTGCAACATCTGCGACCGGCTCGGCATCGACCGCCCGATCGTCAGCCAACCCTATTACAACGCGATGAACCGGATGCCGGAAGTCGAGCATTTTCCGGCCTGCGGCTATTACGGCCTCGGCATCGTGCCCTATAGCCCGCTGGCGCGCGGCGTGCTGACCGGCAAATACCGCCCGGATACCGCGCCCGACAAGGACACCCGCGCGGGACGCAACGACAAGCGCATGATGCAGACCGAGTGGCGGCCGGAATCGCTGCAGCTTGCGCAGGAGATCAGGCGCCACGCGGAAGCCCGAGGCATCACCGCCGGACAGTTCGCGGTGTCGTGGGTGCTGAACTCCTCGTTCGTCAGTGCGGTCGTCGCCGGTCCCCGCACCGAGCAGCAATGGGACGATTACCTGAAGGCGCTCGACTATCGCTTCACCGCGGAAGACGAGGCGCTGATCGACCGGCTGGTGACGAGCGGACATCCGTCGACGCCGGGGTTCAACGATCCGGCCTATCCGATCGAGGGGCGGCGGGCGAAGACGGCGAGCTGA
- a CDS encoding PaaI family thioesterase: MTTSKAADKLKSDGWKIVETSGFLHLIGPLWQRVADGEHEYALVTEDKHHNRRGLVQGGVLMTFADRTCGMTARYVSGKPTLATVQMDTHFVEAGKIGEVLVSRPHVVRSTRSLIFITTEVTVDKRCIAMASGVFKILRNE, encoded by the coding sequence ATGACGACGAGCAAGGCCGCGGACAAACTCAAATCCGACGGCTGGAAGATCGTCGAAACATCCGGGTTCCTGCACCTGATCGGACCGCTGTGGCAGCGGGTCGCGGACGGCGAGCATGAATATGCGCTCGTTACCGAGGACAAGCACCACAACCGCCGCGGCCTGGTGCAGGGCGGTGTGCTCATGACCTTCGCCGACCGCACCTGCGGCATGACCGCGCGCTACGTCTCGGGCAAGCCGACGCTGGCGACCGTGCAGATGGATACGCATTTCGTCGAGGCCGGCAAGATCGGCGAGGTGCTGGTGTCGCGTCCGCACGTGGTGCGCTCAACCCGCAGCCTGATCTTCATCACGACCGAGGTAACCGTCGACAAGCGCTGTATCGCAATGGCGTCCGGCGTGTTTAAGATATTGAGGAACGAGTGA
- a CDS encoding CoA pyrophosphatase, translating to MARSFDDATRRNIAELCAAFPRTQPDQAAPALKRAAVAIALTESDAGGDTTFLLTRRAASLRSHSAQWALPGGRCDPGETQAEAALRELHEELGLELGSRDVLGLLDDYPTRSGYLITPVVVWVTGRATILPNPAEVASVHRIALEEIEREDAFSFTTIPESTRRVIRFRLAGQHIHAPTAALIYQFREVLAGRATRVAELEQPVFAWK from the coding sequence ATGGCCCGTTCATTTGATGATGCCACCCGGCGGAATATCGCAGAGCTCTGCGCGGCATTCCCCCGCACCCAGCCGGATCAAGCCGCGCCGGCGCTGAAGCGCGCCGCGGTCGCCATCGCGCTTACGGAAAGTGACGCCGGCGGCGATACGACGTTTCTGTTGACCCGGCGTGCGGCGAGCCTGCGTTCGCACAGCGCCCAATGGGCGCTGCCGGGCGGGCGCTGTGATCCCGGCGAGACGCAAGCCGAGGCGGCATTGCGCGAGCTGCACGAGGAGCTCGGCCTCGAGCTTGGGTCGCGTGACGTGCTCGGCCTGCTCGACGACTATCCGACCCGGTCCGGCTACCTCATCACGCCGGTCGTGGTGTGGGTGACGGGGAGGGCGACGATTTTACCCAATCCCGCGGAGGTCGCGTCCGTGCATCGGATCGCGCTGGAGGAGATCGAGCGGGAGGACGCGTTCAGCTTCACCACGATCCCCGAAAGCACCCGGCGCGTGATCCGCTTTCGCCTCGCCGGTCAACATATCCACGCGCCGACCGCGGCGCTGATCTATCAGTTCCGCGAAGTGCTGGCGGGTCGCGCTACCCGCGTTGCCGAGTTGGAACAGCCGGTGTTCGCGTGGAAGTAG